The stretch of DNA AAACGTTGCATCATTTCTGCATAGTgtaatgtttgccattattggtacggtgaattaaagtaaatatccaattattacatttttcattctGATTTTCGGTGTTATCGTTATTGTTGTTCATTACAATTGTTGTGCCCCGCGTGGTGACTTCGCAGGACGAGGGACGGGATATGCCTTTGGGTCCGTGAGCGATTAAAGGATTAGAATCCACCGGGTGATTTCAACAAAACTCCGTTTATTGAGCAAAGGTGCTGAACAGTTCAGAAGGATACAGTGGTCGCTTCGACCTGTTCTCGGCCGTGGTTTGCTTCGAACTCCTCGATTTCCAACTCCCTCGAGTTCTGTTCAGCGTTTTTTGGTGAAGTCGCACATTACCATGTCAAGAAAATTATCCGAAAGCTCGTTCCTTGCAcaaggttctggggtaagtgccgtggggttcattacagtcctcttaccaaaaggtatagccttccccactccgtggctagattctttaggaacaatattcttaTTCTTTGGCAATACGGCGTTGAGCCACTTACCTTCTCTAAACACTCTCTCTTCTtccaaacagtcacacaacacccgaTAGCTGAGAGGCCCAAagtagccatcagccatcggtcGTCAACGAGACTGCTTAGTCTCATGCACCCTCAGTCAATCACACGTAAactaagaccctatcataaatcgGTCAAAGACCAGTCATCATTTAGCCATCCTTCTCAAATtctctcttaaaaatacgttgacgctaacaaCCATACATGGTTCTGTTAGAAACAACGTTAAAATGTCGATGCTGAATTAGCGGAACGCGTGTCTTTCTAGAGCGTTCTCGGGTGACGCAACTATGTTACACAGATGGGCGTTGTGTGGCACAACACAAAAAACGAtactgtttatttttttttaagtctGGGAAGTTTTGCATAATTTTCTGTCAACTTAATTAACAGTATACAATGctattttttttaaacatatCTTCTTTAATATTGTTTATTGTTACTTAGGTTGCTAAAAAATCATGAAAAATATTCCCACAGCTTTTAGAGAAGAAAATAAACATACTTATCtttctcaatttttttttaaaatcgATAAAATTAGAGTTAAAGATCATTGAAAAATCAATAATTTTATAGTCGTTTCTTTAAACATCTCAAAAAATAGATATCAGACaaatattattcaaatttttagatatAATAGTAATTTATAATAGTAGCTTGAGGTGTATGAAATTCTGTCATTCATAATTTATTACGATAATTGTTTCTATACAAAGTATCATTTATGTAAAAATCTGTAATCTTCCTTTTTTACCCATAGAACTACTTTTTACCATAAAAAATTTTCTATGTGTTACAAATATCTGTCCTAGTTTTAATCACTCTTAAAACAAGTTCAGGTGACATTTTGTGAACACCAATATCCGCcaatatttcttttattgttACATCGTCGTTATTGTTGAGGGCTTCGAGGAGTAATATTGCAGAACCCAgcaaaatattcaatacaatgcatgcttccttaatcctgaaatgtattataaacatatttaaacaacgtcataatatttAGATATTTTTAGACAGGGCGGTTCGTTTAAGTTCACACGACAAAATCTCTCGTAGACAACTAATTGGAAAAAATGGTGTAGAGTATAGAATTCGTGTTTCATGATTTTCAGAGGGGATTAAAGTGGCGTTCTTAGCTTTTCAATGAGTGGGCGCTTTCAAGATCATTTCTATTttaacttttatttttttattgagattctgtattttttattttgttttgagATTCTATTCTACGAATTTCGCATTTGTTTCTTTCAATATCACAAAAAAAGAGGTTCCacaaagaaatatttcaaataggaattacttctatttaaaaaaaaaaaaaaaaaagtcttGAAAACGTTCATGCATTAACACGTTTGCTGTTATCAGAAAAATGTTAATGGTTTGTCCTGGGCTACCAAATTATACTTTTAGAGAGTAACCAACAATTTGTTAATGCGTGACACACTTAATATCACGTACTGCGTTGACAATACTTTCTAACAGTGGCAGCAAATGCTCTGAAAATCATAGGATCTAGcttcttttttatttacttgTCTACGAAATATTTCGCTGTGTTAATTCAAATAGAACATATTGTATACTTATTGTTTATTACTCACAGTGGGAAGTATGACTCTGGTTTCGTAAGGTACAAACCGAACAGTGGGAAAAAATTTCTGAAAATATCGTATTGCAGTTGTTCAGCTCCGCCCGTATTAAAATGATTCACTAAAACGACTTCTTCTAAAAGGAACTACAATGAATAAACGTGTTATGTAATTTCTTAAATACGAAAAATTTCTTTTCTGTATAGTTAATTTCCAACTGAATTAAACATCCAACCTGATCAAGTTGCAAAGCTAAATTTTTCCAAGCCTGGTAGAATAATGGTGAAGCAAGCGTACTGTGTAAAAGATTCAGCTGCGTCGCCAGTTCTTGAAACATAGAATAACCACTCGGACTAACTGACAAGGACACTAGTTCCTTAGTAGACTGCATCGCGAACCatctgtaaaaaataaaaacgtatgattttataataaaattttataatataattatgtatgattttataataaaaaacaatgttcAAAAATTGGAAGGAAAGTATATCTTGTTACTCTAAATTTAtttctaaattaattttttactattttgttttgttttttttttgtttaatttgTTCTTATATCGAAATATTCTACAGCTTTAAAGTTTATAAATGTTTTCAATAAAATTTTTGTTGAAATAGTAAATAGTAATTACTTTTCTCACACGACCAGTAATCTTATCATAAAAAAATTTACCATTTCTTCATTTTGAATATACTCGTCATTAGTAACATACATAGTTTTAAGATCCGAAATGTACGTTAATCCAGATTCGAACGTAGAGGGTACACATTAAAAGAAGTTCATTTAGTATTTACTCTAACAAGTTTCAGCACATTTTGTACGAAGTTTACTATTattaagggggtacggtagtcacgtaacatttcgaaattgccaggtcggtatctgctattacagttttcgttacagaaatagtattatccacagacacgtggctgcttgatgaacgcaagatggagcctttctatgatttcgaattcgggaggtagcttagaaaatttccccctctactgcacacactactatacgagctatgtgtacgtgaactcgacgcttcgcgaccgacttcggacatttgcggaaagtagagagagtgcgaatatgagtctcactctctcactcttgaaacgccatattcaactgttcaaatccctgcaagcggcacgagccacgcgcgatgtttccgattgctaAGATATTTTCTGTGATACAATATAACACTgatcgtgtgaatgtagtggtatttatcaaacgacatatgttatttgtatgtgtataacttttacaagtgtcacattctaaataccactacattcatattattcattgtttgcccacGTCGATGCCTTTCTCTGGTAGTCGATTGGGCTTCCTTTACTCTCGGTCGCCAAGATAATTGATGCACGaccgaagaagcaaaaaaaaagggtttcgctcgaccgtctatgctcaagctcgatgcccgaaatcaatgacgttacaaaagccaagtatagcattagggattaagaataggaaaaattgaagtttcttatttgcaaacggattttcacgtaagtaacaccaatcgattccttgtgctcttccgaagaaaatgatatcacatacgacatgattccgattatttataataaagatacttaataacttaatttgtagaaagagcttacttgtccgttttccgatttattatttcgctagatattattcatcctttttatatatacatagaatatagaatatagaagtatatattattttacatatataagtagatactaatgaaattcaaaccaattttaaatagaaatattaatatatatatgtatgtgtgtatgtatattttgagttaggtctggattaggatcgttggattctaaatacagtaataatacgatCGAGGGCCGTTTCGTTCACACGACAAGAGCCGTTACGAGACCCGAGCACGGCTCTCgtctgtaacattactgtatacgtaAATGAACGTGACCCTTCTTTCTataaatcaagttttatgtatgttataaataatcggaatcctgtcgtgtttaatatcattttcatcgggagagcacaaggaatttactggtgttacgtgcgtgaaaatctgtttgcgaataagaaacttcaatttttcctgtttaaatccttaatgctatctttgttttttatggccgccttgttctggggtatcgagcttgtacgcgatggttccaagaattggttacacggaggcacacatcatacgaggtagtgggaatagaccgcggctctcgtccgtgtagacgaaacagctctcgtcggcaacattactgtatctacacatatacaggaaaaaatctattggctagatgaaattatctttcaaattattattttcaaagatatgatagtcaGGTTCACAGGAAAACCATTTCCAGAATTTGGGCCTACTGTTCCTGCAGCAGACCCTCCAGTATTGGTTTGAAGGAACAATGTATGGCATGTGGCACTTGACGCGTAGGCGAGATTTCCTGCGATGCTCTCTACTCGAGCAGATTTTCCTGTACTGAAAAACACTAAATTTTCGtatccaatatctcgaaaaccatttgaaaacagatacataatttctatgtcgttaaatttatcttgaaacgcactacaaaatgatttgaaaaaaagtatatagttctatttaaaaaactaaacttgattatcgtatctttgaaaataataatctaaaagataatttgttatagccactaaattttcccccttataccatgcaaatgacatgtaaacacttttttaattttgtgtgttttttttttgtgtgttacgcgggacaccctgtatgtatacataagtggtaacgcgctaggttaggagcgagcgatgcgatatgcgacacgagccgaacatgaccgagtgttactcgaaatcgcaacagctaatcgacggtattgagatatttcaattccctatgcatgtctggtggtgtatccaaacgcacacgactgttttgaatatacatacatgtgatctactgcatttatttcttcattatacacaatgtaactgtacatcagacgtgtataggatctcacaatctcacctcgtaaccgtaatgaaatgatgaacgtcaagatgcacggatcctatacctgtcatctatgtctttaccattgatcgagttcggatcccgttcaaacctgcaactttttttttattctacaagtaattttaatatacaattccaatctttatataaatttaattttatattattatgactcaaattattatttcattccataaaagactggttgtaaaaaaatgagaacgatgcaactgtgttttatggctatctgtgtggctaaaatatgaattatattttctacagtattttataaatgaagtaatatatgaagcgaggaattctaaagtttaaaagctactaaaaattatgtatgaaataaaaaagtcacagatttgaacttgcatgatagcaaaagacgggctccgtattcttgtcttctcgggctttcgtaaatatgtctggacaaatgaaaatatcgcgcgcggTTTGTGTCGTTTGTCGGCAACTTGGACAATATTTTAAGAGCGAGAGAGAAAGGTTCACTTTACACTtgcgttctcttttgacttttcgaatatggccggagtggcccgaagcgccgagctcacgtacacgcgactcctaaggtggtgtgtgtagtggagggggaaattttcagtaactcgaatcgttaatttgggtatcacagattccgattccacatcggcagccttacaaattaggcgtcgcctggtttgcaaatgctcaactaaatttgtcacattttttgctctgttttatcgataacccagccaaaagcaatactgttgtatggttttacggcctgacacttttcgtccttatatgagaacattttgaactgggaaagggttcattcgatagaaaaaagtacaacgcagcgcagtcaactcgcgatttcgatcaaaacactctctaaattacataaaaatgcttaaatttccatacctgtcaatggtagatttttgctctactttacaacactcgtattactaaatatcagtagaatttcgttaaatcgcgagttgactgcgctgcattgaactgttttctttcgaatgaacccattcccagtttaaaatcatctcatataaggacgaaaagtgtcaggccgtaaacccctgtttttgcctaattttgtcggtaatatcgccgctctgacatatctgatcgtacccccttaaATGAGTTTCTCTCACATGAACCTAAACTTTCTTTTGAAAAATAAACTTTCTTTTCTCTTACCTGTCCGTTCTGTAAGGCCTACTCCTTGCCTTGATATCTAGAGCTACAGAGTCactaatttcatttattaattctTTTTCCAATCTTCTTAGCAGTGCAACAGCTTCATCGAATACAGAACCCTCTACTTCACCTACATTGTTAGTCATATCACTTCCTTTCAATGTAGCAGTTTCAATTGCTTCAAATTGTTTCTTAAAAAAGTACAACTGTAGAAAATGCTGGAAATAGCAGAATCAAATATTAACTTCATTAAATAAGTATCGCTCGCATCCGAGAAGCATCGTGGAAACGAAGGTATTTCGTGAGATATCTATCTAAGACCGAGACACGGACAGTATTGAGTCTAAAATCAAACTTACGACAGTAACGCCCCATTCCTCTAAGACAGTTGCAACATAATGTAACGTATTAAGAATAGATGGTATCTGAGACGTTAATGGATCTTCAGAATTTTCGTGTAATAACTGTAGTAATCttattctccaatcatcaattaaTTCCAGTTGTAACTCCAGAAATTGTAACCTTtagatatttttaatatatttaacaAGAGTAAACAAGATGAATCACCAGCGTATAATGTTACCCAAATTTTTCTACTATGGTTCATTCTGGTCAGAAATCAGACTATGTAAAGCATGaacattataaaaatattattattaatattcctTACCTGTGACCAGGTTGTGGTAAATGTTTGTACCTATCAGAAATTGTCGTAAGAAGAGCAAGAAATGCATCGGCGCATTCAGTTACTTTCAAATCGTCAGAATCAGAAGTCGACAATTTCTCCCATGCAGTATTCGAATTTAATATAGCATCCACTTTTTCAGTAGcatctaaattttcaaatacatagATATTAATCACAATTATATTTGTAGCTTAATAAAC from Calliopsis andreniformis isolate RMS-2024a chromosome 2, iyCalAndr_principal, whole genome shotgun sequence encodes:
- the Rint1 gene encoding RAD50 interactor 1 isoform X2, with protein sequence MASSEAPSKVKVVIENVEKVTVEFQEVEKSSVKFRDNIQNAILSLDKSFNMQEVISTINHLDRSLAYLKLIKCIENISAEVQVSLVAGDDESTISLYTNLMDINYQMQKKLSACHHLVNYVKETVHFWHSLIKQKLSKEYNDILKTMKWPFCGNNINSLNTFMPETLTKFKILTEYLLHLQLPKETLKPMVTSTLLTDFMSVSLPISLMVQPLRQRFIYHFTGIKLTNRQDKPEWFFTQVLSWIKDHVQWIQKNVQPVANSIGFGYLNMKVEFMRALVQLAVEKLHSELSVAQYDDVLFAHLVDEALGFERELRETLFYPPTQPATVSILTQAQIFVKWINMEKKYATEKVDAILNSNTAWEKLSTSDSDDLKVTECADAFLALLTTISDRYKHLPQPGHRLQFLELQLELIDDWRIRLLQLLHENSEDPLTSQIPSILNTLHYVATVLEEWGVTVHFLQLYFFKKQFEAIETATLKGSDMTNNVGEVEGSVFDEAVALLRRLEKELINEISDSVALDIKARSRPYRTDRWFAMQSTKELVSLSVSPSGYSMFQELATQLNLLHSTLASPLFYQAWKNLALQLDQFLLEEVVLVNHFNTGGAEQLQYDIFRNFFPLFGLYLTKPESYFPLIKEACIVLNILLGSAILLLEALNNNDDVTIKEILADIGVHKMSPELVLRVIKTRTDICNT